One genomic window of Vibrio mangrovi includes the following:
- a CDS encoding glycosyltransferase family 2 protein: MNDSPLVSIIIPAYKVSKYIESCLNSVINQSLSSWEAIVIDDHSPENEYEIVKKIQQEDTRIKLIRHDFNKGLGESRNTGCKYARGKYLFFLDSDDLLPKDILLNICDLAESKKLDLIITDFYAFYDNDPIDINASYPARAVFSEQFRKVNEIISWKDMASDYDLIMPSIFSTTCWGKLFRKELWDDLNCHVPLGLRMAEDLIPVKKYLFSSHRILAYPMCSILYRQRESSATKKRSMNAYDIIKCYPEARKMLSEALSDDSLNDYIERFFVQVFLEHMFTFLPYREWFNFYKQCAPYISEMNIDKLQDIFKRISIKGWSNGSIFSFCIIICMYLKRKFNK, from the coding sequence GTGAACGACTCTCCATTAGTAAGTATTATTATACCTGCTTATAAAGTGAGTAAGTATATTGAAAGTTGTCTGAATTCTGTTATTAATCAGAGTTTAAGTTCTTGGGAAGCTATTGTTATTGATGACCACTCTCCTGAAAACGAATATGAAATTGTAAAGAAAATCCAACAGGAAGACACAAGAATAAAGTTGATTAGGCATGACTTTAATAAAGGGTTAGGTGAATCAAGAAATACAGGCTGTAAGTATGCTAGAGGTAAGTATCTGTTTTTTCTAGATAGTGATGACTTACTACCAAAAGACATTTTATTAAATATTTGTGATTTGGCTGAATCTAAAAAGTTGGACCTTATTATTACTGACTTCTATGCATTTTATGATAATGATCCAATTGATATCAATGCTAGCTATCCGGCAAGAGCTGTTTTCAGTGAGCAGTTTAGGAAGGTCAATGAAATTATATCATGGAAGGATATGGCTAGTGACTATGACTTAATAATGCCAAGTATTTTTTCTACAACCTGTTGGGGTAAACTATTTAGAAAAGAACTTTGGGATGATTTAAATTGTCATGTCCCTTTAGGTCTAAGGATGGCTGAAGACCTTATACCAGTGAAAAAGTATTTGTTTTCAAGTCATAGAATTTTAGCATATCCAATGTGTTCTATTTTATATAGACAAAGAGAATCGAGTGCAACAAAAAAGAGAAGTATGAATGCGTATGATATTATTAAGTGCTACCCTGAGGCTAGGAAAATGTTATCGGAAGCGCTTAGTGATGATTCACTTAATGACTATATTGAACGATTCTTTGTTCAAGTCTTTCTAGAACATATGTTTACCTTTCTTCCTTATCGGGAATGGTTTAATTTTTATAAGCAGTGTGCACCCTATATTTCAGAAATGAATATTGATAAGTTACAAGATATATTTAAGAGAATATCAATAAAAGGCTGGTCAAATGGTAGTATATTTAGTTTTTGTATAATAATTTGTATGTATTTGAAGAGGAAGTTTAATAAATAG
- a CDS encoding glycosyltransferase family 4 protein: MKYLYVINSSEFFCSHFFHVANSILEKGHEVHIACGDSVRAEDIEKAGMKFHLLKLDRKSRKIIYEFISILSIRKIILSLQPQIIHFFTIKPVLYGCLSCRLLYSTYSPRIIIASVTGLGSLYLSNSFFEKFAWFLVKIIYKFSFNNPDVKVVFENENDLDLFTNEHIVNKKQSNLINGAGVDTSLFIPSQVKNDKFTVVLVARLLKDKGISEYIEAGRLLKEREIDVILQLVGDIDEHNISSMSRGQIIEADSHGYIQYLGHRNDIYNIYKQAHVGCLPSYREGLPKSLIEATSCGLAIITTDVPGCRQIIHTDEYGSNGILVPAQNEIALADAIEFLYHNQSIAKDMGERSRTIALEKFDMSKVKQKFHELYYIH, translated from the coding sequence TTGAAATATCTATATGTAATAAATTCTTCAGAATTTTTTTGTTCTCATTTTTTCCATGTAGCGAATTCAATTTTAGAAAAGGGGCATGAGGTTCATATTGCGTGTGGGGACAGTGTAAGAGCAGAAGATATTGAAAAAGCAGGGATGAAATTTCATTTATTAAAACTTGATAGGAAAAGTCGTAAAATCATATATGAGTTCATTAGTATTCTCAGTATAAGAAAGATTATATTATCACTGCAACCTCAAATAATTCATTTTTTCACAATAAAGCCTGTTCTTTATGGATGTTTATCATGTAGGCTTTTATACTCTACCTATTCTCCAAGGATCATTATTGCATCAGTGACAGGATTAGGATCGTTATACTTATCAAATTCATTTTTTGAAAAATTCGCTTGGTTTTTAGTGAAAATAATATACAAATTTTCTTTTAATAATCCAGATGTTAAAGTTGTTTTTGAAAATGAAAATGATTTGGATTTGTTTACAAATGAACATATTGTAAATAAAAAACAATCTAACTTAATTAATGGGGCCGGTGTTGATACTAGTCTTTTTATTCCTAGCCAAGTGAAAAATGATAAATTTACTGTAGTACTTGTTGCTCGGTTGTTGAAAGATAAAGGTATTTCTGAATATATAGAAGCAGGACGGCTATTAAAAGAGAGAGAAATTGATGTCATCTTACAACTTGTAGGTGATATTGATGAACACAATATATCTTCAATGTCCAGAGGACAAATAATAGAAGCTGATTCTCATGGTTATATTCAATACTTAGGACATAGAAATGATATATACAACATTTACAAGCAAGCCCATGTCGGATGTCTTCCTTCTTATCGGGAAGGGTTGCCTAAATCTTTAATAGAAGCGACTTCATGTGGGTTAGCAATTATCACAACGGATGTGCCTGGCTGCCGACAAATTATTCATACAGATGAGTATGGATCTAATGGTATTTTAGTTCCAGCTCAAAATGAAATTGCATTAGCTGATGCTATTGAATTCTTGTACCATAATCAATCTATAGCCAAGGATATGGGAGAAAGAAGTAGAACAATTGCATTAGAAAAGTTTGATATGTCTAAAGTTAAACAGAAATTCCATGAGCTCTATTACATTCATTAG
- a CDS encoding polysaccharide biosynthesis protein — protein sequence MFTPIQILLRTKRRNKRLISVSYDVIAVLVSLLFAMVLRLDGFQFDLGYREGLCVLATLVVTLMTFIRFGMYRAVLRYMMLPAIGHIFLAVFLSSLTLALSGFFFQAFIPRSVPFIYAGLAILTLGGPRILIRTIYYHYYKRHKPNVFIYGAGATGRDLAYALIQGDEYHPVVLLDDDSTKAGQIMFGIRVHHSNDFEQLKSLYQPVKLLLAINNISKGKRLRLLEKLSHWPIEVQSVPSVEDIATGKARATDVRDLDLFDLLGRAAVDPDPNLLSKNITGKSVMVTGAGGSIGSELCRQILAQNPTTLVLFELNEYNLYQIDQELQSIKTRKNLQTTIVAALGSVQRENRVLKLIQSHHVETVYHAAAYKHVPIVEDNIVEGIRNNVFGTLSCANAAISAGVKNFTLISTDKAVRPTNIMGASKRMAELVLQALAGKDTGTTFTMVRFGNVLGSSGSVVPLFKKQIRQGGPVTVTHPDIIRYFMLIPEAAQLVIQAGAMGHNGQVFVLDMGDPVKILDLAKRMIHLMGMKEYFDGQSDEGDIEIKFTGLRPGEKLYEELLIGDNVEGTSHKKIMTANEICLNWEETSKILKELDIACHDFDLVGLKRILLQAPLSYKNTNECNRAHGISV from the coding sequence ATGTTTACTCCAATTCAGATACTTCTCCGGACCAAACGCCGAAATAAACGCCTCATCAGTGTTTCTTATGATGTTATTGCTGTACTTGTATCGTTATTATTCGCCATGGTTCTTCGCCTTGATGGTTTCCAGTTCGACCTCGGCTACAGAGAAGGACTGTGTGTCTTAGCTACACTCGTTGTGACATTAATGACCTTTATCCGATTTGGTATGTATCGGGCCGTACTACGCTACATGATGCTCCCGGCTATCGGACATATATTTCTGGCAGTGTTTTTGTCTTCTCTCACACTGGCACTCAGCGGTTTTTTCTTTCAGGCATTTATCCCCAGAAGTGTTCCGTTCATCTATGCAGGTTTGGCTATTCTCACACTGGGAGGACCGAGAATACTGATCCGCACAATCTATTATCACTACTACAAGCGCCATAAACCAAATGTATTCATTTACGGTGCTGGTGCAACCGGAAGAGATCTGGCTTACGCTCTCATTCAAGGGGATGAGTACCATCCTGTCGTGCTTTTAGATGATGATTCAACAAAAGCAGGGCAAATTATGTTTGGTATCCGGGTCCATCATAGTAATGATTTCGAGCAATTGAAATCACTGTACCAACCCGTAAAACTACTCCTAGCTATTAATAATATCAGCAAAGGAAAGCGTCTTCGATTACTTGAGAAACTTTCTCACTGGCCAATAGAAGTTCAGTCAGTACCAAGCGTAGAAGATATTGCAACAGGAAAAGCACGGGCAACCGATGTCAGAGATCTTGATCTCTTTGATCTACTAGGTCGAGCAGCAGTAGATCCTGATCCAAATTTGTTATCAAAAAATATCACTGGCAAGAGCGTAATGGTTACTGGGGCAGGAGGTTCAATAGGCTCAGAACTCTGCCGCCAGATATTAGCTCAAAATCCAACAACATTAGTGTTGTTCGAACTCAACGAATACAACCTCTACCAGATTGATCAAGAACTCCAATCAATCAAAACAAGAAAGAACTTACAAACGACTATAGTTGCAGCTCTTGGTTCCGTACAGAGAGAAAATCGAGTTTTAAAGCTAATACAATCACATCATGTAGAAACTGTCTACCATGCTGCAGCCTATAAGCACGTTCCTATAGTGGAAGACAATATTGTCGAAGGGATCCGAAACAATGTTTTTGGAACATTATCCTGCGCAAATGCCGCTATTAGTGCTGGGGTAAAAAACTTCACACTCATTTCTACAGATAAAGCGGTTCGCCCGACAAATATTATGGGGGCAAGTAAACGAATGGCAGAGCTTGTCCTTCAGGCTCTCGCAGGGAAAGATACAGGAACAACATTCACTATGGTGCGCTTTGGAAATGTATTGGGTTCTTCTGGTTCAGTTGTCCCGCTTTTTAAGAAACAAATCCGTCAAGGCGGCCCTGTAACGGTTACACATCCTGATATTATTCGTTATTTCATGTTGATTCCTGAAGCGGCACAGCTTGTCATTCAAGCGGGAGCTATGGGTCATAATGGTCAGGTTTTTGTACTAGACATGGGGGATCCAGTAAAAATATTAGATCTAGCAAAACGAATGATACATCTGATGGGGATGAAAGAGTATTTTGATGGGCAGAGTGATGAAGGGGATATTGAAATAAAATTTACAGGCTTGAGACCAGGAGAAAAGCTTTATGAAGAATTACTTATAGGGGATAACGTAGAAGGAACAAGTCATAAGAAAATCATGACAGCAAACGAGATATGCCTGAATTGGGAGGAAACAAGCAAGATTCTAAAAGAATTAGATATTGCGTGCCATGATTTCGATTTAGTAGGGCTGAAAAGGATTTTATTACAAGCTCCCCTTTCCTATAAAAACACTAATGAATGTAATAGAGCTCATGGAATTTCTGTTTAA
- a CDS encoding UDP-glucose 4-epimerase family protein codes for MKVLVTGSSGFVGHRVTEMSQSQGWEVLTHVRKRNTDNSVQPSIVCSLEPSTDWRPVLHGVDCIIHCAARVHQMNESPEEAQHAYYDSNVLGTLNLARQAAEDGVKRFVFVSSVKVNGEWTTQGQPFLPTLDSPPEDPYGMSKYQAEVGLWQLARDTGIEVVIVRPPLVYGPGVKANFLSMMNWVSRRIPLPLGAIAAKRSLVYLDNLVDLILTCCTHPAAAGHTFLVSDDHDISVSQLLRFLAEIMNVPSRLIPVSPRFLLWGLTLLGKRTIAQRVCYPLQLDIGETKKILNWIPPVSFEDGLGKTVRAYQQQKDR; via the coding sequence TTGAAGGTTTTAGTTACTGGTAGTTCTGGGTTTGTTGGTCATCGAGTGACAGAAATGAGTCAGTCTCAGGGATGGGAAGTATTGACTCATGTCAGAAAGAGAAATACAGATAACTCTGTGCAGCCATCTATTGTTTGTTCATTAGAGCCGAGTACTGATTGGCGCCCTGTTCTTCATGGTGTTGATTGTATAATCCACTGTGCTGCCAGAGTCCATCAGATGAACGAATCCCCAGAAGAGGCTCAGCATGCTTATTATGACTCTAATGTGCTTGGTACATTAAATCTGGCCCGTCAGGCTGCGGAGGACGGAGTTAAAAGGTTTGTTTTTGTAAGCTCAGTGAAGGTGAATGGTGAATGGACAACCCAAGGCCAACCTTTTTTACCTACATTAGATTCTCCTCCTGAAGATCCTTACGGAATGAGTAAATACCAGGCTGAAGTCGGATTATGGCAGTTGGCCAGAGATACTGGGATTGAAGTTGTTATCGTTCGTCCTCCATTGGTTTATGGACCGGGAGTCAAAGCAAATTTTTTATCGATGATGAACTGGGTAAGCCGAAGAATTCCATTACCACTGGGAGCAATTGCTGCAAAACGGAGTCTGGTTTATTTAGATAATCTGGTCGACCTGATTCTGACTTGTTGTACTCATCCGGCTGCAGCCGGACATACTTTTCTTGTTTCAGATGATCATGACATATCCGTTTCTCAGCTCTTACGTTTTCTGGCGGAGATCATGAATGTCCCATCCCGTCTGATTCCGGTTTCTCCCCGATTTCTATTATGGGGGCTAACATTATTAGGTAAACGAACGATTGCCCAAAGGGTATGTTATCCTTTGCAGCTTGACATTGGTGAAACAAAAAAGATATTGAATTGGATTCCGCCCGTATCTTTTGAAGATGGACTCGGGAAAACGGTCCGGGCATATCAACAGCAGAAAGATAGATAA
- a CDS encoding sugar transferase, whose protein sequence is MMIRILDFVFALLGLVVLWPVMLCVCVLGYFDTKSPIFTQTRVGRYQKPFTLIKFRTMPPSTQSVATHLVGATSVTKLGAFLRKTKIDELPQLINVLKGEMSLVGPRPCLFNQEQLIEARGKRGVFDVLPGITGLAQVNEIDMSTPELLAEWDQRMIETMNIRNYFSYILQTVGGKGSGDRVK, encoded by the coding sequence ATAATGATTAGAATACTGGATTTTGTTTTCGCATTACTGGGACTTGTTGTGTTGTGGCCCGTAATGTTGTGTGTTTGTGTTTTAGGATATTTTGATACAAAGAGCCCGATTTTTACTCAGACCCGGGTCGGGCGGTATCAGAAGCCGTTTACTCTGATTAAGTTCAGAACCATGCCTCCGAGTACTCAGTCTGTGGCAACTCACTTGGTTGGTGCTACTTCTGTAACAAAACTGGGGGCATTTTTGCGCAAAACCAAAATTGATGAGTTACCTCAGTTAATCAATGTCCTTAAAGGGGAAATGAGTCTGGTTGGCCCAAGACCTTGCCTGTTTAATCAGGAGCAATTGATTGAAGCGAGGGGAAAACGTGGTGTATTTGATGTTCTCCCTGGTATCACTGGTTTAGCTCAGGTTAACGAGATTGATATGTCTACTCCGGAATTACTTGCTGAGTGGGATCAGAGAATGATCGAAACCATGAATATTCGGAATTATTTTTCTTACATCCTACAGACTGTTGGCGGAAAAGGTTCGGGAGACCGGGTTAAATAA
- the cysN gene encoding sulfate adenylyltransferase subunit CysN, whose amino-acid sequence MSHSSDLIEKDIEAYLKVHENKDMLRFLTCGNVDDGKSTLIGRLLYDSKLIYEDQMAAIEKDSQKFNTTDQAFDLALLVDGLQSEREQGITIDVAYRYFSTDKRKFIIADTPGHEQYTRNMVTGASTCALAIVIVDARHGIQTQTRRHSYICSLLGIKHVIVAINKMDLMNYSQEVYKKIKADYRDMAKHLNIDDIRFVPISALLGDNVVTPSHHMDWYPGATLMKLLETVKIDQDKDLEHMRFPVQYVNRPNLNFRGFCGTLASGLLQVGDEITVLPSGKTSRLQSIYTYDGELESARPGQALTLTLEDEIDISRGDMLVHTGHEPTVTKQLNAYIVWMSETPMRTHKEYIFKFATKSCTGKVSAVPHKIDVNTLEQHAEDSESLDLNEIALATVALTDNVAIDQYQHLPQTGSFIVIDRYNNATVGAGMVENASTQSTEEHRLYTQADKDLNAYIRKHYPEWGCIEI is encoded by the coding sequence ATGTCGCATTCATCAGACTTGATTGAAAAAGATATTGAAGCTTATCTTAAAGTTCATGAAAACAAAGACATGCTGCGTTTTTTAACCTGTGGCAATGTTGATGATGGTAAATCAACCCTGATTGGAAGATTACTGTACGATAGCAAGCTCATCTACGAAGATCAGATGGCTGCCATTGAAAAAGACTCACAGAAATTTAATACCACGGATCAGGCATTTGACTTAGCACTTCTGGTTGATGGTCTTCAGTCAGAGAGAGAGCAAGGGATTACTATCGATGTTGCTTATCGTTATTTTTCAACAGATAAACGCAAGTTTATTATCGCAGATACTCCCGGACACGAACAGTACACTCGTAATATGGTCACTGGTGCATCAACCTGTGCTCTTGCCATCGTGATAGTAGATGCACGCCATGGCATCCAGACACAAACTCGGCGTCATAGCTATATATGCAGTTTATTAGGAATAAAACATGTCATCGTTGCCATTAATAAAATGGACTTAATGAACTATAGCCAAGAGGTCTATAAAAAAATTAAAGCCGATTATCGGGACATGGCTAAACACCTCAATATTGACGATATCCGCTTTGTACCAATTTCAGCATTACTCGGTGATAATGTCGTAACTCCCAGCCACCATATGGACTGGTATCCCGGGGCAACATTAATGAAGCTGCTTGAAACCGTGAAAATCGATCAGGATAAAGATTTGGAACATATGCGCTTCCCGGTACAATATGTAAATCGCCCTAATCTCAACTTTCGGGGATTCTGTGGCACACTTGCCTCAGGGCTATTACAAGTCGGCGATGAAATCACCGTACTCCCATCAGGCAAAACATCTCGTCTTCAGTCAATTTACACATATGACGGAGAACTGGAATCAGCACGGCCAGGGCAAGCATTGACGCTAACACTTGAAGATGAAATTGATATTTCCCGAGGTGATATGCTGGTTCATACCGGCCATGAACCGACAGTAACAAAGCAGCTCAATGCATATATTGTGTGGATGAGTGAAACTCCCATGAGAACTCATAAAGAATATATATTCAAATTTGCTACTAAGTCCTGCACGGGAAAAGTTTCTGCGGTTCCGCATAAAATTGATGTGAATACACTGGAGCAACATGCAGAAGACAGTGAATCATTGGATCTCAATGAAATAGCACTCGCAACTGTAGCTCTGACCGATAATGTCGCTATCGATCAATATCAACATCTCCCTCAAACCGGCTCATTTATTGTTATCGATCGCTACAATAATGCCACCGTCGGAGCTGGTATGGTCGAAAACGCATCGACACAATCCACAGAAGAACATCGGCTTTATACTCAGGCGGATAAAGATCTTAATGCTTATATTCGCAAACACTACCCCGAGTGGGGCTGTATAGAAATTTAA
- a CDS encoding acetyltransferase, which translates to MHYDVFNGDADGIIALLQLRLADPKQSQLITGVKRDIKLLNHVMTAGDATSVTVLDISMEKNTAPLQQLLDQEVSVFYCDHHRTGDIPLSPHLETLINLDSEICTGLLINQKLKGKFVAWAIAAAFGDNLHQRAQSMAKNEGLSQEDTDFLCELGTLINYNGYGATLDDLHIPPGTLFQQLLNYPTPFMLREDPESPYYRLRKGYAHDHSCITAIEPLTANTACRVFELPCEAWARRISGVFSNELANQSPELAHAVLTLNENQRDYTVSVRAPLNNRTGADEICCQFVTGGGRKAAAGINALPLDEKARFIDVLTRYYQQN; encoded by the coding sequence ATGCATTATGACGTATTTAACGGAGATGCCGACGGTATTATTGCCCTGTTGCAGCTACGCCTTGCCGATCCAAAACAAAGCCAGTTAATTACTGGTGTGAAAAGAGACATCAAGCTACTCAATCATGTTATGACTGCTGGAGATGCAACATCGGTAACAGTACTGGACATCTCCATGGAGAAAAATACTGCACCCTTACAGCAGTTACTGGATCAAGAAGTCAGTGTATTTTATTGTGATCATCACCGGACTGGAGACATTCCTCTGTCGCCACACCTCGAAACACTGATCAACCTTGATTCTGAAATATGTACCGGTCTGCTGATTAATCAAAAGTTAAAAGGAAAATTTGTAGCCTGGGCTATTGCTGCTGCTTTTGGAGATAACCTCCACCAGCGAGCACAATCTATGGCAAAGAATGAAGGTTTAAGTCAGGAAGATACCGACTTTCTCTGCGAGCTGGGAACACTCATCAACTACAATGGTTATGGTGCAACCCTTGATGATTTGCATATTCCCCCGGGCACACTGTTCCAACAATTACTCAATTATCCGACCCCGTTTATGCTTCGGGAAGATCCAGAGTCTCCCTATTACCGGCTAAGAAAAGGATATGCACACGACCATTCATGTATCACTGCCATAGAACCTCTGACAGCAAATACTGCCTGCCGGGTATTTGAACTGCCATGTGAAGCCTGGGCCCGCCGTATCAGTGGGGTCTTCAGTAACGAGCTGGCTAATCAATCTCCAGAGCTTGCCCATGCCGTACTTACGCTCAATGAGAATCAGCGGGATTATACCGTCAGTGTTCGTGCACCACTAAATAATCGTACTGGGGCTGATGAAATCTGCTGTCAGTTTGTCACAGGAGGAGGACGAAAGGCGGCGGCTGGTATCAATGCTCTCCCCCTTGATGAGAAAGCTCGTTTTATCGATGTACTTACCCGGTACTACCAACAGAATTAA
- the cysC gene encoding adenylyl-sulfate kinase, giving the protein MSTSDEYKDHDTSRNIVWHHSSVTHQERIRQKGQKPVVLWFTGLSGSGKSTIANAVEVRLLNLGKHSYLLDGDNIRHGLNKDLSFSDTDRIENIRRIGEVAKLFADSGLIVLTAFISPFVTDRQQIRELLPETQFLEVYIDTPLAICEIRDPKGLYKKARAGAIKNFTGIDSEYQPPLHPEIHIKTEENSIEACAEEIIEKLRQLGYLEGEK; this is encoded by the coding sequence ATGAGTACTTCTGATGAATATAAAGACCATGATACAAGTCGTAATATTGTATGGCATCACTCATCAGTAACACATCAGGAGCGTATTAGACAAAAAGGTCAAAAACCAGTGGTTTTATGGTTTACAGGGTTAAGTGGTTCAGGAAAATCAACAATTGCGAATGCAGTAGAAGTTCGTTTACTCAATTTGGGAAAGCATAGTTATCTGCTTGATGGCGATAATATACGCCATGGACTGAACAAAGATTTAAGTTTCAGTGATACAGACCGGATTGAAAATATCCGCCGTATCGGTGAGGTGGCAAAATTATTTGCCGATTCAGGATTGATTGTACTGACTGCTTTTATTTCTCCGTTTGTTACAGATCGCCAACAAATCAGAGAGTTACTGCCAGAAACACAATTTCTGGAAGTTTATATTGATACTCCACTGGCTATCTGTGAAATCAGAGATCCGAAAGGCCTGTATAAGAAAGCCCGGGCTGGTGCCATCAAAAATTTCACGGGTATCGATTCTGAATATCAGCCACCACTTCATCCAGAAATACATATAAAAACAGAAGAAAATTCAATTGAAGCATGTGCTGAAGAAATCATAGAAAAACTTCGCCAGCTCGGTTATCTCGAAGGAGAGAAGTAA
- the cysD gene encoding sulfate adenylyltransferase subunit CysD, whose product MILSPERMTHLKQLEAESIHIIREVAAEFDNPVMLYSVGKDSSVMLHLAQKAFAPGVPPFPLMHVDTTWKFKEMIQFRDYMAKKLGMTLIVHQNPEGLAMNINPFIHGSSKHTDIMKTQGLKQALDKYHFDAAFGGARRDEEKSRAKERVYSFRDKHHHWDPKNQRPELWNIYNGRVNKGESIRVFPLSNWTELDIWQYIYLEHIEIPSLYLAQKRPVVERDGMLIMVDDDRMKLEEGEMVEERMVRFRTLGCYPLTGAIESKATTLPEIIQEMLLTTTSERQGRAIDHDSSGSMEKKKREGYF is encoded by the coding sequence ATGATACTTTCTCCTGAACGTATGACCCACCTGAAACAGCTAGAAGCCGAATCCATACATATCATACGGGAAGTCGCAGCTGAATTTGATAACCCGGTCATGCTGTATTCTGTCGGTAAAGATTCTTCGGTCATGCTACATCTGGCCCAGAAGGCTTTCGCTCCGGGCGTTCCACCCTTTCCTCTGATGCATGTAGATACTACATGGAAGTTTAAGGAAATGATCCAGTTCAGGGACTATATGGCAAAGAAACTTGGCATGACACTGATCGTTCATCAGAACCCTGAAGGGTTAGCGATGAATATCAATCCTTTTATCCACGGTAGCTCGAAGCATACTGACATCATGAAAACACAGGGATTAAAGCAGGCGCTCGATAAATACCACTTTGATGCAGCGTTTGGAGGAGCCAGACGTGACGAAGAGAAATCCCGGGCTAAAGAGCGTGTCTATTCATTCAGAGACAAACACCATCACTGGGATCCAAAAAACCAGCGTCCGGAATTATGGAACATCTATAATGGGCGGGTAAACAAAGGCGAAAGTATTCGGGTATTCCCGTTATCAAACTGGACTGAACTGGATATCTGGCAATATATCTATCTGGAACATATCGAAATTCCCAGTCTTTATCTCGCCCAAAAACGTCCGGTTGTCGAACGGGATGGCATGTTAATTATGGTTGACGATGATCGAATGAAACTGGAAGAAGGCGAAATGGTTGAAGAAAGAATGGTTCGTTTCAGAACATTAGGCTGTTACCCACTGACAGGTGCGATCGAGTCCAAAGCAACGACTCTTCCGGAAATCATCCAGGAGATGCTCTTAACAACCACCTCTGAAAGACAGGGACGAGCGATCGATCACGACAGTTCAGGTTCAATGGAAAAGAAAAAGCGTGAGGGATATTTCTGA